Proteins encoded in a region of the Hugenholtzia roseola DSM 9546 genome:
- a CDS encoding glycosyltransferase family 2 protein, giving the protein MQKVQKVLVVIVVYNGEAVLVPCLDSVLKSDYPLDVFVWDNASSDASIEILKTYETLFLHQKKEQIYKLILSEKNVGFGIANNAGLSYALDNQYDFAFLLNQDAWLQADTISKLLPLALANPDWGIVSPLHLNREGTNLDPNHALHLGKEAGLRLDTDELLAKKHTKNYTIPISNAAAWLLSRAFLEQVGGFDPLFFLYGEDNDLNQRRIFHGFQMGFVPAAHIHHARYKPPQASAPTQEALYQRTLRRNMAEHLTYLKNINLSWSWLICKSFSYLLKRWLLFRKQKDGIAQKTDWQAFKEVWKNRRQILQNRAICKQKNRNFI; this is encoded by the coding sequence ATGCAAAAAGTACAAAAGGTTTTGGTGGTCATAGTCGTCTATAATGGCGAAGCGGTGTTAGTGCCTTGTTTGGATAGTGTTTTAAAAAGTGATTATCCGCTTGATGTTTTTGTCTGGGATAATGCTTCTTCTGACGCTTCCATCGAGATACTAAAAACGTATGAAACGCTTTTTTTGCATCAAAAAAAAGAACAAATATACAAACTAATCCTATCGGAAAAAAATGTAGGCTTTGGCATAGCCAACAACGCAGGACTTAGCTATGCCCTTGATAATCAATACGATTTCGCCTTTTTGCTCAATCAAGATGCTTGGTTGCAAGCAGATACCATTTCCAAATTATTGCCACTGGCACTTGCAAATCCCGATTGGGGTATTGTATCGCCCCTGCACCTCAATCGCGAAGGAACAAATTTAGACCCTAACCATGCCTTGCATTTGGGAAAGGAAGCTGGTTTGCGCTTGGATACAGACGAACTTTTGGCAAAAAAACATACAAAAAATTATACCATACCGATAAGCAATGCCGCTGCGTGGTTGCTTTCGCGTGCCTTTTTGGAGCAGGTAGGCGGTTTTGACCCACTTTTTTTCTTGTATGGAGAAGATAATGATTTGAACCAGCGTAGGATTTTTCATGGCTTTCAAATGGGCTTTGTGCCTGCTGCCCACATTCATCATGCGCGTTACAAGCCGCCGCAGGCGAGCGCACCGACGCAAGAGGCTCTTTATCAGCGCACACTTCGGCGCAATATGGCAGAGCATCTGACCTATTTGAAAAATATCAACCTTTCTTGGTCGTGGCTTATCTGCAAATCTTTTTCTTATCTACTCAAAAGGTGGCTACTTTTCCGAAAACAAAAAGATGGCATTGCCCAAAAAACAGATTGGCAGGCTTTCAAAGAAGTTTGGAAAAATAGAAGGCAAATTTTACAAAATCGGGCTATTTGCAAACAAAAAAACAGAAATTTTATCTAA
- a CDS encoding transposase: YVSSAKLEEAQFSAHAFNLGIRKHWDIENKAHKNKDVIFKQDKNRVKQPNHAVNRAILNTIVINLMTKYYKQTITHSQILFCSHFQNILTMSRT, from the coding sequence TATGTTTCAAGTGCAAAGTTGGAAGAGGCGCAATTTTCCGCGCACGCTTTCAACTTGGGCATCAGAAAACATTGGGATATTGAAAATAAGGCGCATAAGAATAAAGATGTTATCTTTAAACAAGATAAAAACAGAGTCAAACAACCTAATCACGCTGTCAATAGAGCGATTTTGAATACCATTGTCATTAACCTGATGACAAAGTATTACAAACAAACAATCACACACAGCCAAATTTTATTCTGTTCTCATTTTCAAAATATCCTAACTATGAGTAGAACTTAA